In the genome of Melitaea cinxia chromosome 4, ilMelCinx1.1, whole genome shotgun sequence, the window cgactatattttttatgtatgttacctcagaacttttgactgggtggactgattttgatgattttcaaatttcatcgagatctgataacaactttttgaataaCCTTTattaacgcgtatatattacgtatattgaattacttgtcgatgtaattgaagtcggtttttttttcgtttgcgagcaaatacaattattgtagataaagATGTATTCTACAaggtcttactacattatatatttctattatcattagtttttgcagcgcacgcaatgtaaggaattttttaggttattttttatcccttgggttacattattggagtgtTAGTATGGATCCCTAATATtcttgaaaatatagtataatctATGTCGCTCAGcaatagtgtagcttctcaccggtgaaatatttttatgaatcggtccagtagtttcggagcctattcaatgctaacaaacaaacaatcaaatctttactctttataatcgtttattttacatgaagatgtttgatttgtagtatataataaattaagtatatttttatcataacatcttacctttgtatcactttaaaaaccttatttccctaaccgagtacttgaatttatcgataatgcatatcgacagttgttacaaccacggctgtaagcaatttgtcagtgtagttgcggcgcgtcattatactgtaatgacacagaatgtatctatgtgtgtgtgacaaatgtaagtgtgtttttaatttagtatgtgtgagtttcgtagtgatagacgattatttttgtgtggaaATTAGATAAAGTaagcatgtgtgtaatttccccccgcaaaaaatgccagacagttttgtatcggtaaaaaacgccagggctactcccctccgtgttgctctatggtgCAGTGTAACGAAGTTCACTCATGAGCCAcaatttttctaaataatttgtcACTTGAACTGTTTcgttatttacaaaacaaacacaTACTTATGTAATAACAAACCAAAACACCAATTACTACCGTAATAAGCATATTTTGTTTAGTAGTTAGTCAATAGTTCAAATAATTGTCCCTTACGGACCATAGGGAAATATCTTtcctatacaaatattcataattaGGCATTTTGTACATTagaaatctattttatttttcaacaaatttACACTTATCAAATAATACTCGTAAAATAAGTGACAAAATAAagcaattataatttaacacaCCAACATATACACAATAAAATAGGAACGAAGCCCGCGAAAATATTTACATTCTCGCCAATtgatttgacaaatattttcattttctcaACGTTTCTATTTATGCAAATCCATTTAATACACCTATATAAGATCTTTTATGACATTTCGTTTATCATAAATGCGCAACTAATTACAATTGTCGTCATTTTTAAAAGGGAAAAAATGTGTCCCCTAGTCGTGAATGAGAGAGTAAACACCTGAACCTGAAGTGCCTAAacttatttattagtattgttattattatggaGTCACTCTTATGACTGGACGGCTTAGCATACAAATAAGCTTACAAAATTACGGTAACTAGTTAACAGATATGcaattttttgaatataacaATAACTGATTTAGTTTATCGTCTGCTTGGTGCTGTAACTCTTTTGGTCCAATATCTAGACCCCTCCGACCTTTCTTATATTCTGACGGACAAAATGTATACAAGAGAGGTAGTATTAGTATGCACAGTGAACATACGTTATACGAGTACCCGCTAGGCGAGGCCGACGACTAATTctcaaatttcaaattaatgttACGGTTGTGGGTAAAAAGTGTACGTTCTAGTATTatccttacaaaatattttaccaattcttttttacgagtaaattgttaatttattatggTAGGCGTTAAGTATTTAAAGATAACACAGGGTTGATGCTACTGCATGTAGTGTGTAGTTGTGTACCTACTGTAGTTGTGAGCGTATACATTCCTGCACGCTGAAGCCGATGTCCAATTCTCAGATATCAAATGATACAGAAGTATTAATTACCACATTCCATGCATAGTTTATTTTATCGTAAGAAGTAATACTAAGATCTTTAACGTAAGTTGATTAAGCAGCCACACTTTAATTTTCTGAAGTTATTCAGCTTTTGGCACATTAGGGAAATATGATGTGAGTAAATTTTTATGCGCGCGCACACAGTCACAAAAAATCGACACCTTGAAGTTAGCTTTTCAACGCAGAAGAAGTAAGCTAGACaatgaagtgtaacttcttacgtgcgtgcATAAGTACACacgcacacttttttatttaacatttttttaaataatccaaAAAACTTGTTTTCTGCATCCATTGCTtggtataatttatttctactCTTATAAATGAATATGTTGGCCAAGACACTGAATTATAAGTTTACGTGTACATCTAAAGttcttacattaaaaacatcGCAATGTCTTGTGCCatcattattaaaaacatttttgcgTCTCAATGTtcctaaaataatttgttttatagttGTAGTGGTCAGTCGCAGCATAGTATTCAATTCCACCAGTGTTCTGAACAGCATTAGGAGGAAGAGTATCTTTTGTCTATAGTTCACcagagaaataaatttatagtttatgtTTTAAGACATtttcgaaaacgaaaaaatcaTATATCTGTTTGAACTTAATGATATCTACGTTTTTTGGAGTTTCGCTGCAGCCCATAGTttaaggaagaaaaaaaaatacacattgttctatttttttttttctattaagctCTATAAATCtcgcaaaaaaatttttatttttaagtatgcgATGACTATTTACTCTATGCAGTTAGGAATTGTTTCGatgttaaaattttgaaattgtacCTGTAGGTTTTGTCAAGGCAAAGTTCTTCATGCTTAATTTACATTGCTTTTATTATATCACAGGCGCTTCTATTCGTCCATTAAGTTGagtattttaatcataaaacaaCATTTCTGACCCAGAGACGAAGTTGAACACTGAGCGCAGTGGTCTGAAATTAAAGCATTTAAAACGGACTTACTGAACACGTATCCATATAAACAAAGAGAACGCCTTAGTGTTTATGTACTTGCTGGTTAGTCtcgagtattaaaaataaattaattaatctgaTTCTAATCGCTGTTGCATGAAACAGGTCTTCATTGAAATCAACTCACtacttttaagtaattttttaagaactccctactaatattacaaatgtgaatgtaagtttgtttgttacgcatTCACGCGAAAACGATcattatgaaactttgtacacatattcttggaggtattagaagtagcataggatactttttattacaaaaaaaaattcaaacgaaGCAGCGGGTAAACCTAGTAAgtaattataagaataaaaaaaattgttctccGCAAAGTTGGTTAACGGATGAtgcgtcataacaaaacatctccccGGAtgcaatcgagtggaagagaaaTAGATGCGGTGCAAGCGTGcctacaatgagcgtaacggaacaatgagcgtaacgctacaatgagtcatcctttttcgtgcatgcagccggctttcatcgatttattatcagtttatatttattttcaaaagagtaactgcggagtttcttgccgattcttctctgcagaatctacattccgaatcggtggtagcttcacttttacaaaaataataatttatttttaaagttttgatttgtaaaatgacgattcgaaagtgctcttacagcctatttgaataaagctatttttgattttgattttgattttgattagacgttgtcacgtcaataaAATTGTCTCAAATACTGTAAAACACCTACAGGGGGCCGTTATACGCAAAATATAATGTAACGCTGTAATTCTACATATCACAACTCTACGGAACGCTCGACAAAGTGTACTACAACATCTTTAagtgatttataaaatactagcgatccgccccgacttcgcacggatgcaatgctgatactaaatatactacagaatgtctttatttatagtatgaagctagcttatagcatggttattaacataacaacaacattcaaacatgcgtcgttagattacacgttattacagaatgcgttaaagaaataaaggttcactgctcgttccccgatggtgatagcgtgataatttgtagcctatatgttgacccgacttcttaataatattcttgccaaatttgaagtaaatccatgcagtgctttttgagtttattacggacatacatacagacaaacagacaaaaattttaagaactatatttttggcttcggtatcgattgtagatcacaccccaagtattcttttaaaaaaatattcaatgtacagttttgactttcctaccatttttatatatgtatggataattattattacatacccATATTAGTGAATTCGACATTCGACATGCAATAATTTTCTAGCCAACGCAACGTTTGGTTTGATGAATTgttccttgtgggtcaccccaccgcgcctcggagagcatgttaagctttCAGTTCcggttattaatataaataactgatagcgatcgttactcatactagggaatatatctgccaacccacattggagcaccGTGGTGAATTAAGGTCTGATACTTTTCgttcatggggaaagaggcctatgcccagccgtgggatattacaggctgaagcgaaccggtagaatataattaattacttcaatgGCCTTAAAGACGAAGTAAAAATTCGTCGGTTTCTTAAAAACAGCTggttttgttttctaatgtttacgcgaattcaattcctgacgtttcggatactttacagctaATAAACcgttaaaaagttaataaaccgcgataaaatccgaaaaagttgtttcatttaaacaGCTGGTTCATTTACTGGACAAAGTGGATGTTTCAatgtactaataatattatttattatacttaaaaaaaaacacgagcTAAGTTCTTATTTTAAccattaataattacatttcaaaaataataaaataaaataatttagctaAAAAATCTTAAGTAGAATATATTTAGTCTTGctctaaatatttatacaaaaaaaaaaaaaacattttttctattgCACGTAACATTTGTTACTATTACggtgtttttgtttaatacgTTAATacaaaaccattaaaaatatataaagcttattcgaaGTGGTCTACTATACAGTCCTTTAAACGTTGAGGCCAGTTATCAATAGAAGCACGCACTTTTTCCATGGGAAAATCCTGCACTGCCAATCGTTCGGGTTGTTTAGGGACTCCAAATTATCATGACATTTAGAGCAAGCCATACTATCTAAAACGGACCATAAATTATAATCCTGCGGCTTAAGATCGGGACTAGATGACGGCCTCTCTTCAGCTCTGATGAAGTCCGGAAAGTTGGTTTCTAACCAAGATTGGGTGGGTCGAGCTTTATGACCCGGCGCCGAGCCTTGCTGAAAAGACCATTCTTGGACATTCATTTCATTGAACATGGTGTTGGACATGGTGTTGTTACTTTTTTCACAAAAACATGGCTCAGTCACTCCTTCAACACCCCACCAAACCACCACTGAAGTTGGATATTAGCCCACGCTGTACTCTGTTGACTAATTAggacattttgtttgttaaaatattacccaactgtaaaaattttatcatccgtaaacaaaaattttcTGTGCGTCTCTCTCTTTCCGTACCACACAAACACGACAACGAACAATCAgataaaaatgacagattctaaattcaaatgttttactttgtttatttttaattgtaaaagtatttatggccaaactatgtatttgacacgcGACGTGGCGTCGTTTCATTTGATTTACATTATCTCCTGAATTATTCtaccaaatttaaaaaactcataaagtatttttcattcgtaTTCATATGCctgactaatataataataaagctatAAAATCGTCTTTTCACTTTCCGCTATCTTATCTTCAAAGATATTCACTGAAATCGAATGATGCCAAggacaattttgttaaaaaatgaaTACTTGTGTTgtataacgtatttattttgataaggaTTTATATCgtatcagtcggctttttacgtattaaggtttgtgtgaaagtgttatcataatagtaaacaatttgaatacatcacaatagacatggaaagacgtttttggaattttttggaattggaaaagtcatacttttatacttattgaaatatatgaaacatactttaataAATTCAGATTCTTTAGTTCCGATGTAGAAACGACTATAAGTGTTGGTTAATTCAGTTGCCATATTTAAGCACAATGTAGAGGCAGACAACTGTAATATCTCGTAAAGTAAACAGAATtagaagaaatgaaatatacaagtgtttgtctttgtaaataatgtagcagtgaagaaaattttaacaaatttggtttgaaattgacaaaacaggagcactttttcctattatgcgctctcctgaaaagtaGCTGTTTTGTATATACACTTTGAACCCGTCGATTTGTTATTAATACTCAGCTCCTATTGGTAGTAatgtgatgttttatagcctatagtctttaTCGGTGAATGGACTAAGtacttaacataaaaatattttttttcattccgaACCAGTAGTTCTTTAGATAAGggtgtttaaacaaacaaactcttcagattaataatattagtatagatatttaatCAGTTCTAGTTGGAAAAAGAAATAATGGCAACTTTATAAAGTTGAAGTATAAGAATACTGCTTCTGTTTATTGTCAACAAATGAAACACAAAAAAttcactatttatattaaactgaGTGTACTAATATTAGGattgattttaatgtttaatggCCATGCCGTTGTCGCTGAGGTAGTTAGATCCCGTGATTCCTCTAGCCTTGTCGCTCGCGAGGTACAAGATCAAGTCTGCCATTTCCTCCGGCTCCGAGACTCTGTTGAGGAGGGTCATGGGAGCGAATATGTCAACTCCGATTGGTAATTTAGCGTTTTCAAAGAAGTCTGTTCTCACCGGTCCGGGGCTGACCGTATTTACTCTCACACCGTGAACTCCCAACTCCGCCGCAGCGCAGACGGTGAAATGGTTCATGCCTGCTTTTGAAACGTGGTAACTCGCCGCTCCTGGATTCATCGGAGATGTCGAACCTGCAATACTCGACACGTTCACAATGTTGCCCTTGGTCTTGATCAGGTGAGGCGCCGCTAGGGACGTTAAATGAACGACTGCCCGGAGGTTGATGTTCATGATGGTGTCGTACGTCGACATCATATCACTGGCAAGTAGTCCCCCGCTGTTTATCGTGAGACCCGCGTTGTTGACCAAGACATCAATTTGTCCAAACTTCTTGACGGTTTCGTCAATAATTCGTTTCGCATCATCGTCCTTAGAGACGTCCGCGCGGATCACGAGCGGCGAGGCGCAGCGCGCGGCCACGGCGGAGAGCTTCTTCTCGTTGCGTCCGACCATCACGACGCGAGCTCCCTCGTCGCTGAACAACTTCGCCGCGGCGGCTCCGATGCCGGAGCTCGCTCCGGTTACAATGACGACCTTGTTCTTGAAACTCATCGTGATGTTGTCGCTACAATTGCTCAAGTAAAACTGACGCCTATAATACTAAGtagatacttttataaaaatgaagcgCGGTCAACCGCAAAGCAAAATGAACTCTTTGTGTAGGGTTTAAGATATAGATTGCAAAATTAAGCGATGTGTGAAgagatataaatgtaataaatatttattcaatattatttgtCCTTTGTGGCTGCCTAATATTTTACCAACTAACCACACTACACAGTAATAATAATCACAAGCTTGGCTGTAATATCGATTAAAGAATTATGACGACCAAAGTAACTTTTGATCAAATATTGTACTTATTTTGTAACTTCAGTATAGGTACTTCAGaagattattacttttattacaaaacacTTGCGCgcttttataaatcaataagttaaaattattatcatcttatatcttatatataaaattcttgtgtcacaaagttagttaccatactcctccgaaactactagaccaatttttatgaaattttgtgtggatatcgagcaggtctgagaatcggtcaacatttatttttcatacccctaagttataatggAGGCGGAtttagggggttaataacatttatgaAAAAGCAACGTTTGCGTTAACGTCAACATTATATAAAGTTGATATCAACGGGTTTTCCAACTATTTCTTATAATCTTCCGGTTGCTAACTATCAAACTACACGTCTGAAGGAACACACCTTATAGCtctataaaatatagaatacGTTTAATTGGAAAAATACCATTTAATTTCTCGTTATGTTGTTACTGTTCTGCTTcggttattatattttattttcatacagaATTTCGCGAAATCATTCATCTCGTTAAACCATACCTAACTTTCTTTAAACTATTGTTTTAAACGCTCTTTCAGTAATTGATTGCACAATATTAAGCAATATTAGTCACCgccaataaattttaaaatattttcaaatatttcatacacattattatctatatatttaaaaacttcgtGTCACTGTGTATGTGaacgataaactccgaaactactgaaccaatttttatcaaattttgtaagtatctgtaatttagtctaacttgggagatagggtagttttttatctgactagcccgttggcgcagtttgtagtgacactgctttctgctccgagggttgtgggttcgattcccaccccgagtctgggtgtaatataaatatttatttatatatgtattatttataagtatgttaatCGAAAAAagatatgtagctatataccagtcggctgtaacctataacacaagcattaagttgcttactttaggaacagacgaccgtgtgtgtattgtgtaaatatttatttatttatttatctcaattggaccctgtaggtggcgctgctatcggtatgtaagcaatcaaatttggtagctgtttttcGGGCAGTACAACGTCTGCTGGGTTTgttaatctatatacatataataaaatggtaatggtaatttaacgacgcatatttgaatgttgttgttattatgttaataaccatgctataagctatcttcacactataaataaagacattctgtagtatttcattatatatcatttatagtattctgtatatttagtatcagcattgcacccgtgcggagCCCGGGCGTGTcgctagtttttaaataaaatttgagtgtttgtttgtaatattaaaataaccgcttttaactaaatgaatatgaatgtatacacagtacatatacacaatacaatataaaccaaaataacattttttacaatttttgtctgtctgtctgtttgtaccggctaatctctaaaacggctggaccaattttgtcgggactttcactggcagatagctgatgtaataaggagtaacttaggcgaCCCTTacattcttctttttttttgtaactatgcgaactgaataacaagtttttctttttaattccaCGAGGACGACgccgtgggcacagctagtacatttatttatttatttaattaagtacagAACAGGTTACagccattaaaagatacagaaATAGttcatacataacataatatctAGGTTGAAACCCTTAATGTGTACGACATACAGTAACATAATACACTAAGCAGAACA includes:
- the LOC123670001 gene encoding 3-oxoacyl-[acyl-carrier-protein] reductase FabG-like — translated: MSFKNKVVIVTGASSGIGAAAAKLFSDEGARVVMVGRNEKKLSAVAARCASPLVIRADVSKDDDAKRIIDETVKKFGQIDVLVNNAGLTINSGGLLASDMMSTYDTIMNINLRAVVHLTSLAAPHLIKTKGNIVNVSSIAGSTSPMNPGAASYHVSKAGMNHFTVCAAAELGVHGVRVNTVSPGPVRTDFFENAKLPIGVDIFAPMTLLNRVSEPEEMADLILYLASDKARGITGSNYLSDNGMAIKH